The sequence TCCAGGGCTGCTCTTCCAGTTCCCATCAAGGTTTAGGGTTGTTGAGTTTGGAAACATGAGCACTAGTGGAATTTCCATTTTAGTTCATGCAATCATTTTCTTTTGTATACTTACCATCTTGGTTATTGCTGTAGGCGTTCACATACACATTAATTGATACAAATCAATCCCAAGTTTCATAGAATTTGACAATCTGTCCCATAATTATGTTTTTTATTTCACCTTTTgaactttcttcttctttatgtCTTCTGTACTGTGTACCAGTGCTGATGATGATCAATTGTTCAAATTAAAAAAGGGGATATAACTATaggaattatatatattatacctTTTGTTATTGCGTGATTTACTTTCTTTTGCTTTAGCAATGCTTATTTTGTATGTAGCCTAATAACAGGCTGGTCTTCAATTGGACCTAACTAAGGTAACTAGGTCTGATCCACTTTCATATATCAACTTATCAAACTCGTAGCAATGGTTGTCCAAAAAATCTCGTGGTAATGCCGTAATGCAACTGAGATTTCGCACAGATGGAAGATTTGTAGGTCTCTCATAAAGCTGTACCAAGATATAGAACTTTTTTAAGTGCAAGTGTGGTGAGTGTGTGTAGTGTaagatgaaataaaaaaaaattctcgtATTTATAGTTGCATAAAATTCTTTTATAACTTTAGAGAAACTTTACCTATAATGTGGAGAGTTTAATTTTAAAGTTAGCAAATTCTAaccttattataattattattattttggtcaTATGGATTGGAAAATCTTTAATCCTAAATATTCATCACAAACTCAAACACCTATCCACCCACACACAATTATACGGGTTGTTATGCACTGCATGGGTTAAATTTATGTTTGGAAGCCGAATGCAACTTCATGAAGGCCAACGAATCTAGCATTTGTGCCAAGCCTCATCTACATCTTATTATTACTTAAACTCAAAATCGGATGAATAATTCTAAACAAGGAAATTTCTATTCAATTTATTAAACCATTCCCGTGAAAACTGGTTCAACTTTTGTGAATATTGAATAGATTTCTCTTGTTGTATGAGCTGGGTCAAAGTTTCAGGAGCTGAACCATTTAGTAAGCgaatagaagaagagaggaaTGAGAGGATTCAATAGAGTTGTGGAATTTCTGATTACTACTACGAAAAACCTCAACTTCTTACATTGCAGGTTTCCTATTTATACACGGTGAACTAATTGGCAAACATAAGTCACGTGCACAGTCATTTAGTATGAATGAAAGCCATTGAGCTTCGCATTGAAGCTAACGCTCTGTATTTGGCTTCAGAGATCTTTCACATTGCTTGGAGATGGAATTCAAAATCCAACAAGTTTAGACAATGTCATTGGTGATGGGAATAAAACACAATTCTCTACTTGTAAGAATTAGAGGAGCAACAATATCCACTCATAATAAGTATTAACACCAGCATAATAATACCCAATAGCAGCTGAAAAATGACATAAACCAGAAATTAGAAACAAGCTAACACACCAAgatttttaacgtggaaaacctccTCAATGGGAGAAGTAAAAACCACGAGTCACTAAGACCAGGATATAGCTTCACTATGTTGAAAAATAGGGTACAAGAGAGTCACAAATTACTGCACAAAATGTGCATACAACAAGCCAAACAACCCAAGCTTCAAAGCtttcaaaacaagaacaagaagatgaaaataccacaaaaaCAAAGCTACTGTACGTGGCCAATATCTCTAGCTACAGACATCAAATCGAATATCTGAACGGTAAAATCAAAGAACCAGATGTGTAGAACACA is a genomic window of Arachis ipaensis cultivar K30076 chromosome B06, Araip1.1, whole genome shotgun sequence containing:
- the LOC107648400 gene encoding uncharacterized protein LOC107648400 encodes the protein MSADWGPVIVAVGLFILLSPGLLFQFPSRFRVVEFGNMSTSGISILVHAIIFFCILTILVIAVGVHIHIN